The following are encoded together in the Primulina tabacum isolate GXHZ01 chromosome 18, ASM2559414v2, whole genome shotgun sequence genome:
- the LOC142533960 gene encoding LOW QUALITY PROTEIN: putative SNAP25 homologous protein SNAP30 (The sequence of the model RefSeq protein was modified relative to this genomic sequence to represent the inferred CDS: deleted 1 base in 1 codon): MFGFRKSPANNKPPTQTSVDPTNPFDSDTESDKKNTITPSRRTSSEPILATLDDDDDFFGRRPPSASKQKDFDKMSVQELEGYAVNQAEETTNSVNNCLKIAEDMRHDATRTLDMLNQQGEQIHRTHMMAADMDRDLSRGEKLLNNLGGMFSKPWKPKKTRAITGPLTSKDDNDTGKRSTPEQREKLGLDQAPKKRGSRTPPPEPTNALQKVELEKEKQDDALSDLSNILGELKGMAVDMGTELNRQNKALDHLGQDVDELNSRVKGANQRTRRLIGKC; this comes from the exons ATGTTTGGCTTCAGAAAATCGCCGGCCAACAACAAACCCCCAACACAGACATCAGTAGATCCTACCAATCCTTTTGATTCAGATACCGAATCAGATAAAAAAAACACTATCACACCATCTAGAAGAACATCTTCCGAGCCCATACTTGCGACActggatgatgatgatgatttttTCGGGAGGCGGCCGCCTTCTGCAAGTAAGCAAAAGGACTTTGATAAAATGTCGGTTCAAGAATTGGAGGGTTACGCTGTGAACCAGGCTGAGGAGACCACAAACTCGGTGAACAATTGCTTAAAGATTGCAGAGGATATGAGACATGATGCTACTAGGACACTGGACATGCTGAACCAGCAGGGCGAGCAAATTCACAGGACACACATGATGGCTGCGGATATGGACCGAGATTTGAGCCGG GGAGAGAAATTGTTGAATAATCTTGGTGGCATGTTTTCGAAGCCATGGAAGCCAAAGAAGACAAGGGCGATCACTGGTCCTTTAACTTCAAAAG ATGATAATGATACAGGAAAAAGAAGTACCCCAGAGCAAAGAGAAAAGTTGGGCTTAGATCAGGCACCCAAAAAACGTGGCTCGCGTACACCTCCTCCGGAGCCAACTAATGCCCTGCAGAAAGTCGAG TTGGAGAAAGAAAAACAGGATGATGCACTTTCAGACCTTAGCAATATATTGGGTGAACTAAAAGGCATGGCC GTCGACATGGGAACCGAACTGAACAGGCAAAACAAGGCTCTGGATCACCTTGGACAAGATGTTGATGAACTCAATTCTAGAGTGAAAGGTGCCAATCAACGCACACGACGTTTGATTGGCAAGTGTTGA